In Quercus lobata isolate SW786 chromosome 12, ValleyOak3.0 Primary Assembly, whole genome shotgun sequence, a genomic segment contains:
- the LOC115970536 gene encoding wall-associated receptor kinase-like 22 — protein sequence MSLTPTAWLFINILLLLPLLHTVLATAHNTPINGTCDDTCGTIPIKYPFGTGFGCGHPVFARYIKCSSGTLQFSTGTGIYTISSIDYPSNTIVLTDPLMSTCSSMQNSGSFILDRTSPFTITSDDIFVLLGCSTTSPVFDADEELCDTGSGSRICRGLYSCKGVTGIGLPQNAPVSTCCVYDSPLGLGSGYALDLPKLQCSSYTSIYGFGDDEGDPMKWKFGISLQYNDSYDTETCKDCEASGGLCGFAGLDQSFACVCKNGANSSNNCLGRGYAWSGTWGLKIQLKMILGGCLKTLGDTNYQ from the exons ATGTCACTCACCCCTACTGCATGGCTCTTCATCAACATCCTGCTCTTGCTCCCCTTACTTCACACTGTCTTAGCCACAGCACACAACACCCCAATAAATGGTACATGTGATGACACATGTGGCACCATCCCCATAAAGTACCCCTTCGGCACTGGATTTGGATGTGGCCATCCTGTCTTTGCCAGATACATAAAATGCAGTTCCGGGACACTCCAATTCTCTACTGGCACCGGCATTTACACTATCTCCTCAATCGACTACCCGAGCAACACCATAGTTCTCACAGATCCCCTCATGTCAACCTGTTCTTCAATGCAAAACTCAGGAAGCTTCATCTTAGATAGGACCAGCCCCTTCACTATAACATCTGATGATATTTTCGTTCTGCTCGGATGCTCAACAACGTCTCCTGTGTTTGATGCTGATGAAGAACTATGTGATACCGGATCAGGCTCTCGCATTTGTAGAGGGCTGTATTCTTGCAAGGGAGTGACAGGCATTGGTTTGCCACAAAATGCACCTGTTTCTACATGTTGTGTCTATGACTCACCACTTGGCCTTGGCTCAGGTTATGCATTGGACCTTCCTAAGCTCCAATGCTCATCATATACATCAATCTACGGGTTTGGGGATGATGAGGGGGATCCGATGAAATGGAAATTCGGAATCTCTTTGCAGTATAATGATTCATATGACACCGAGACGTGCAAGGACTGTGAAGCAAGTGGTGGCTTGTGCGGTTTTGCTGGTTTGGACCAGTCATTTGCTTGTGTTTGTAAGAATGGGGCAAACAGCAGCAACAACTGCCTTGGACGAG GGTATGCTTGGAGTGGGACATGGGGACTAAAAATTCAACTGAAGATGATTCTTGGAG GATGCCTCAAAACTCTGGGCGATACAAACTACCAATGA
- the LOC115969827 gene encoding pentatricopeptide repeat-containing protein At1g69290-like → MWRKAKTLSFLSHRPFSSFTPETPNPTLYSFLQPSIFSLNKTTTPSPKTPSQDTKPQPLTQNHIATLETNLHQALVTSNTDEAWKSFKTLTANSVFPSKSLTNSLITHLSSLSDIHSLKRAFASVIYIIEKNPDELKFETLVKVLDSMKTANTAAPAFALIRCMFKNRYFVPFGLWGNVVVEITRKNKNFAAFLRVFDECCRIARDEKLDFMKPDLPACNAALEGCCCELESLSDAENVVETMSVLGIRPDESSFGYLAYLYALKGLEEKIIELESLMGGFGFSNKRVFFSNLISGYVKLGNLEFVSKTILHSLKVEGEGTIFGEETYCEVVKGFLNNGGIKGLATLIIEAQKLEASDVVVDSSVGYGIVNACVKLGLCDKAHSILEEMDVQGGSVGLGVYVPILKAYCKEHRTAEATQLVMEISNLGLQLDVEIYDALIEASMSSQDFPSAFSLFRDMREARIPELKGSYLTIMTGLMENHRPELMAAFLDEVVEDSRIEVGTHDWNSIIHAFCKSGRLEDARRTLRRMIFLQFEPNDQTYLSLINGYVTVEKYFSVLMLWNEVKRKVSSDGQKGVKFDHTLVDAFLYALVKGGFFDAVMQVVEKTQEMKIFVDKWRYKQAFMETHKKLKVAKLRKRNFRKMESLVAFKNWAGLNA, encoded by the coding sequence ATGTGGAGAAAAGCAAAAACTCTCTCCTTTCTCTCCCACAGACCATTCTCTTCCTTCACACCTGAGACCCCAAACCCAACTCTCTATTCCTTTCTCCAACCCTCCATTTTTTCTCTCAACAAAACAACAACCCCATCTCCCAAAACACCTTCACAAGACACAAAGCCACAACCTTTGACCCAAAACCACATAGCCACTTTAGAAACCAATCTCCACCAAGCCCTTGTCACAAGCAACACTGATGAGGCCTGGAAGTCCTTCAAGACTCTCACTGCAAACTCTGTTTTCCCAAGTAAGTCTCTCACAAACTCTCTCATCACCCACTTGTCCTCGCTCAGTGACATTCACAGCCTCAAGAGGGCTTTTGCTTCTGTAATTTACATCATTGAGAAAAACCCAGATGAGTTAAAGTTTGAAACTTTGGTGAAAGTTTTGGATTCTATGAAAACTGCCAACACTGCTGCACCTGCTTTTGCTTTGATTAGATGTATGTTTAAGAATAGGTATTTTGTGCCATTTGGGTTGTGGGGCAATGTGGTAGTTGAAATCactaggaaaaataaaaactttgctGCCTTTTTGCGGGTTTTCGATGAATGTTGTAGAATTGCTAGGGATGAGAAGCTGGATTTTATGAAACCCGACTTGCCGGCTTGTAATGCGGCATTGGAGGGGTGTTGTTGTGAGCTTGAATCCTTGAGTGATGCAGAGAATGTGGTTGAAACTATGTCGGTTTTGGGAATTAGGCCCGATGAATCGAGTTTTGGCTATCTTGCATATTTGTATGCACTTAAGGGGCTTGAGGAAAAGATAATTGAGTTGGAAAGTTTGATGGGTGGGTTTGGTTTTTCGAATAAAAGGGTCTTTTTTAGCAATTTGATTAGTGGGTATGTTAAGTTGGGCAATTTAGAATTTGTTTCGAAAACTATTCTGCATAGCTTGAAGGTAGAGGGAGAAGGTACAATTTTTGGGGAAGAAACTTATTGTGAAGTGGTTAAGGGATTTCTAAACAATGGAGGTATCAAGGGTTTAGCAACTTTGATCATCGAAGCTCAAAAGTTAGAGGCTTCAGATGTTGTGGTTGATAGCTCTGTTGGGTATGGTATTGTTAATGCCTGTGTTAAACTTGGATTATGCGATAAGGCACACAGTATTCTTGAGGAAATGGATGTTCAGGGAGGTTCTGTGGGGCTTGGGGTCTATGTGCCAATCTTGAAGGCTTACTGCAAAGAGCATCGAACAGCTGAAGCTACTCAATTGGTCATGGAAATTAGTAATTTGGGTCTTCAGTTGGACGTAGAAATCTATGATGCTCTGATAGAAGCATCCATGTCAAGCCAAGATTTTCCATcagctttttctttgtttaggGACATGAGGGAAGCTAGAATACCTGAACTTAAGGGGAGTTACTTAACTATAATGACTGGCTTAATGGAGAATCATCGGCCTGAGCTGATGGCAGCCTTCTTAGATGAGGTTGTTGAGGATTCTCGAATTGAAGTGGGAACCCATGACTGGAATTCAATTATTCATGCATTTTGTAAATCTGGGCGGTTAGAAGATGCGAGGAGGACTTTGAGAAGGATGATATTCCTCCAGTTTGAACCAAATGACCAGACATATTTGTCCCTAATTAATGGGTATGTGACTGTGGAGAAATATTTCAGTGTTTTGATGCTTTGGAATGAGGTTAAACGAAAAGTCTCCAGTGATGGACAGAAGGGGGTCAAATTTGATCACACCCTGGTGGATGCATTCCTTTATGCTCTGGTTAAGGGAGGTTTCTTTGATGCAGTGATGCAAGTTGTGGAGAAAACTCAGGAGATGAAGATCTTTGTAGATAAGTGGAGGTACAAGCAAGCATTTATGGAGACCCATAAAAAGCTCAAAGTGGCAAAATTGAGAAAGAGGAACTTTAGAAAAATGGAATCACTTGTTGCTTTCAAGAATTGGGCTGGTCTAAATGCATGA
- the LOC115969760 gene encoding protein root UVB sensitive 3: METSSPSYSEIILEEWNGSSSTKLSKTATITASPSLFIQRSGGRFNHVWRRVLQAFVPEGFPSSVTPDYVPFQVWDLLQGLSTYIRMMLSTQALLSAIGVGEKSATVIGATFQWFLRDLTGMLGGILFTFYQGSNLDSNAKMWRLVADLMNDLGMLMDLLSPLFPSAFVFIVCLGSLSRSFTGVASGATRAALTQHFALQNNAADISAKEGSQETVATMIGMALGMLLARVTTGHALSIWFCFLSLTMFHMYANYRAVRCLALTTLNPERSSIVFQYFMKTGQVLSPETVSKMEHVLPIWTTSSSSRSVKSMHMQVRLGARVSSLNHLELMDVLHSAGSHYKKAKYLLVEKKGIVSSILHKDSTSKDVLQSFFHALVMANLTDKNKSVHLESQSWMDKQYEVFIRKLRFSGWKTERLLSPSIMWKANWICGPLDAKID, from the exons ATGGAAACTTCATCACCATCTTATTCAGAGATCATATTGGAAGAATGGAATGGCTCCTCTTCCACCAAGCTCTCAAAAACTGCCACCATCACCGCCTCTCCTTCTCTTTTCATCCAAAG GTCTGGTGGTCGATTCAACCATGTTTGGAGAAGGGTTCTCCAAGCATTTGTACCAGAG GGTTTTCCTAGTAGTGTGACTCCAGATTATGTTCCTTTTCAAGTCTGGGATTTACTGCAG GGCCTTTCCACATATATTCGGATGATGCTTTCTACACAA GCTCTTCTTAGTGCAATTGGGGTTGGTGAGAAATCAGCTACTGTAATTGGCGCCACATTTCAG TGGTTTCTGAGGGACCTAACTGGAATGCTTGGAGGTATCTTATTCACATTCTACCAG GGCTCAAACCTGGATAGCAATGCCAAAATGTGGCGTTTGGTAGCAGATCTTATGAATGATCTTG GAATGTTGATGGACCTTCTTTCCCCTTTGTTTCCTTCAGCTTTTGTGTTTATAGTTTGCTTGGGGAGCCTATCACGATCCTTCA CTGGTGTTGCAAGTGGAGCAACCAGGGCTGCTTTGACACAGCATTTTGCCCTTCAGAATAATGCAGCAGATATATCTGCGAAG GAAGGAAGTCAAGAGACAGTGGCAACAATGATTGGCATGGCTTTGGGCATGCTTCTTGCTCGCGTCACAACGGGGCATGCACTAtctatttggttttgttttctgTCTCTCACCATGTTCCATATGTATG CAAACTACAGGGCTGTCCGGTGCCTTGCCTTGACTACATTAAATCCTGAGAGGAGCTCAATTGTTTTTCAGTATTTCATGAAGACTGGCCAAG TTCTCTCACCCGAAACAGTCTCTAAAATGGAACATGTGTTGCCCATATGGACCACTTCATCGAGCTCAAGGAGTGTTAAATCAATGCACATGCAAGTACGTTTAGGTGCGAGGGTATCTTCACTTAATCACCTGGAACt gatGGACGTGTTGCATTCTGCAGGATCTCATTACAAGAAAG CAAAGTACTTGCTAGTGGAGAAGAAGGGAATCGTCAGTTCTATTCTGCACAAAGATTCGACATCTAAAGATGTCTTACAATCATTTTTTCACGCACTAGTTATGGCAAATCTTACAGATAAAAATAAGTCTGTGCACTTGGAAAGCCAATCATGGATGGATAAACAGTATGAAGTTTTTATTCGAAAG CTAAGGTTTTCAGGTTGGAAAACGGAACGTCTTCTATCGCCTTCTATTATGTGGAAGGCAAATTGGATCTGTGGACCTTTGGATGCAAAGATTGACTAG